CAAAGCAACAGTCCTTCTGTATCttctgcaaaaataaaaacaaatgagaatgcCAGAATACAAAAGGAAGGCTTTCCTGTTAGGAAAGCTGAAGTCTGATCCTTACGAAgagctggagaaagagaaagaagattaaAATAGATGATGTGAGCTAGGGTCACATACCCAGACAGCAGAAAAGGTAAGCAAAAAATACAAAGGCTTGAGTCAGGCAGATATTCAGAAGGTTTTGGGAGTTTTAGGAGGAGGCAGTTCAAACAGGAACCTGCACCTCAATTTATCAAGAGGGCACTATtgggcatctgggaggctcagtctgttaagtgtctgtctttggctcaggtcatgatctcagagtccttggatagagcccagagtcaggtgccctgctcagtggggagtctgcttctccctttccctctgccccagctctttctctgtccctctcaaataaataaataatctttcaaaaataaaaaataaataaaaagtaaaaaaaataaaggcaatgtaCCATGCTAAAAACAGTCAACCAATCTTTAATAATTCTATACAAATGATGTTAAGTAATCCCTTTATCACTGCTATGGTATGTTTGTATCTCCCTATAATTAGTATGGTGAAATCCTAACTTTCAGGGTGTGGTATTAGGAGGTGGCGGGgaaagtgattaggtcatgaaggcaGGACCCTCATGATTGACATTAGGGTCCTTATAAAAGACACCCCAGGTAGCTCTTCCCTTCCACCACATGAGATTACAGCAAAAAGAGAGCCTCAGTGAGGAAGTGGGCCCTCACCAAACATAGATATGCAGATACCATCATCATAGACTtctcagactccagaactgtcagaaataaatgaacattgTTTAAAAGCTACcagtttgttatttttgttagagcagcccaaacagactaagacaactATCATCTACAACAATGAATCCTCAAGGTGacagcagaaaacacatttttacataagcttttttttttttaaccacttaaaATTGAAAGGTTCAAGCCACCACATGTTAGCATTAGTAAAATCAGGAGTTGAGATGCTAAGCAGGAGCatagcagattttttaaaaattacactaaaTTGTAGTTTTAACCTTTCTTTATGATAATAGacatattttaaacttatttctattttttatgctttctcagatacagattttttttttttctgtcctggaATAAGACTGAATTTATTACAGTAAGGCCTTCCTTGCTAGGGACAGCCCAGAACTAGAGGATGAGTTTACTTCAGGCCAACCCTCCTGCCTGTAAGCACCCAGGAAGCAGAAAAAGTATAGAAAACTTATCTACCTGACAGCACTGGTGACCTGCCAAGGCGGTCAGCAAATACAGAGCCAAAACCCAAGAGGGAACACAAGTCCAGAGATGTGAGCGCAACATCTgaggctgcttcttccttcaAAGAGATTACGATTCTGCGAGCTGCAGCTAAGAGGCTGAGATTTTGGGCAGAGTTTTGAATAGACTCAGATGAGAGAAACAAAATTTGGGGTTCAGGGCCCTAATAAATGCCCATGCTTTCGAAGGGAAGACAGAAAGGCCACACCCTAGGGGTAAGGATGAACCAAAAATAGATCCAGACTTCTACTTAAGGCCATGATGGAGTAACAGGGACTACATTTACTGGCCTGTCTTAAGTTACTCGGAAACTGGGAAAATACATACAACAAGTTTCAGACACTGAACAACAGCACAgtaaagtgagtgggaaataaaGGCAGTGAGTGGCTTCAACTGCCCCAACTCAACTCCCTGGAGTTTCAAGCCTGAAAGGCAGGGAAGGGGAATCCAATATAGCACCTGGTGGTCGAGTTGAGTCAAGAAGATACTGGATGAACATGTgttacaacttttctgtaaacctaaaattactctaaaatgaaatgtttactaaagaaaggaaaaaagctaaGTTAGTAAGCCaatagtgaaataaaacaaaaaaattgcacAGAGGTAGATAGTTCTGCATTAAGATTCGTTGAGTTCTGAGGCAATGCCATCACTGAGAAATGCTGCCATTTGAACCCAGACATTCAGGATCCAGAGCTCACACTCTTAACCACCTCAGTATGCTGTATCTTAAGCAAAGGTTTAAGAGTATAAAAATCTATCACATAGCTGCTGTAAAATGTTGACACAAAGGTCCTTGATAGGCATTTGCTGTAAAATTCTTTTAGCTCTCAAGTCCTCAATCCATCTAAACTTAAAATATGATGaatatttacagcagctttattcataataactcaTCTAGAAACCCAAATGTACAtcaaaggaataaacaaattgtggcacACTGACATGATGGAACACtaaacaacaatgaaaaagaattaaCTGCTGCTACAGCCAACAGATAAAACAGTGCTCAGACATAATATTTAGTAAAAAGCcagaacaaaaagaataaatatcattTACATGAAGTTCAAGAATAGGCAAAATTAGTCAATGGTGATAGAAATCAGTGTAGTTGTTAACTAAGGAACACAGGGAACTTTCTGGGGCATAGGAAccattctatttcttgatcttgGTGGCAGTGACAAGAGTGTATTCATATGTAAAAATTCATCGCATAGTAGTCTTAAGATTTATGCCCTTTGCTGTATGTATattaatcctcaaaaaaaaatcctcaacaaaacagtAAAGTTTTAAAAGGGTCTTCCCGCAATCTTCCTTCCAAAagattggggacacctgggtggctcagcagtttagcacctaccttcagtccagggcgtgatcctggagtcccaggatcaagtcccacatcaggctccctgcatggagcctgcttctccctctgcctgtgtctctacccctctctctgtctctcataaataaataaataaaaataataaataaataaataaataaataaataaataaataaaatcttaaaacaaaacaaaacaaaagttgctTTACTTATTCTGCAGTCCAGATAAATACCTATGGATCATTTGACCTGAAAGAGAATCTTCAACTCAATTTCATTGGGATTGTACTTCACATTCTCGTTTCTCTGATTTCACGATCAGCAACCCACGGTGCCAAAGGTGTCACAAAAAATAACCTTCATCGGCACAAAAGTAAAAGTCGTGGACAGCACCGGGTGAGTTCCCCAATTCCTGCGCCAAATCTCTGGACTGCTGGGAATGCAAGCAGCATTCACCTGGATGTCATCAACCTCAATGTTGCTAACAGACTACAAGGAACAGAAAAGTTCCCCATGGAAAACCACCATTTTTTATACAGGGGAGTTGTGAATATCCTTGTTCCCACCACTTCTAGAAAATGATGTGCATAGACAAGACAGAGCCCTTTAATAGACAGCGACATATAAATGTTACTTTCCATTATGTGAACAAGATGCTCTAATTATACCACAGGTatcaaatcttattttttttttaagattgtatttatgtattcatgagagacacagagagagaccgagatacaggcagagggagaagcagactccctgcagggagcgggatgcaggactggatcccaggaccacagggaaggtagacgctcaaccactgagccacccagcaatcCCTCAATTGTCCTTAAGTCCAGATTTACAAAACAAAGACTGTGGTTGTGCACAAAGCCTAGAGAACATTTCAATCCAAACACATACCAATTTGTGTGCTAATATCCCCTGAATACTGAAAATGGCGATAGAAGAGAAATactttccgggatccctgggtggctcagtagttgggcgcctgccttcagcccagggtgtgatcctggcggccagggattgagtcccacatggagctccctgtgtggggcctgcttctccctctgcctgtgtctctgcctctagctctttctgtgtctctcgtgaataaataaataaaatttaaaaagagagggagagaaacactttagacagaaagagagagcacagtgagTAGGCAGTGAATGATGTGATGGCCtagaaagtaaatgaaagaaaaaatatattatcagaaGACAATTACAACTGACAGCTTGAAGCACCGACGTTGTTGGAAGTCTCATCAAAGCCCCAAACAAAATTCAGTTTCTTCAATCTTCTAACATAGGCCTCTCCTCATTAACATTCATATCATTCAGGGAGATCCATGTGTTAGCTCAAAATcagctttaaaaaacaagactccTTAAAGGATTAGGCAATGTAAGAGATGAGGCACGTACACGGAAAGGCAAAAGACCAAGAAATCAGTGAAAATTACAGGGTTTATCAAAAGCAAAAattggggacgcctgggcggcccagtggttgagggtctgccttcctctcaggtcgtgatcccggcgtcctgggatcgagtcccgcatccggcttccCGCAGACAGcatgcttctttctccctctgcctgtgtctctgcctctctctgtgtatctctcacgaataaataaataaaatcttaaaaaaaaaaaaaaaaaggaaaaattggcaGTGCTCCTCTccaagaaaacaagaagaaaacgAACAGGTCCCTTGAGAAGAAAATAGGGATTTGTGCTAATCCTGAGCTTATCTAGAGATTCTACAGCAGGCCCTCCTCCACAAGAGGAAGACGCGCTTGGGACAGAATCCGTTCTCCCCTTCGGGACTGCCAGGGATGTGGAAATACGCCGAAGGTGGTGAGGCCCTCGGGCAAGGGCACACGGACGGCCCCAGGCAGGACGCGGGAACAGGGCAGCGACGAAGCGGCAGAACGGAGGACGGAAGGACGAAACCAGCGGGTGGCTGGGCGCCAGGCTCCTGGAGGAGGGCTCTCCGGGTCACTGCCCAGCCCAGGCGCCTACAACTGTGCCTGGCTCGTGCTGTGGGGCCAATACAcggagagaaggaaagacagcTGTCTGTAGGAGGGACGGAGAGAGAGGTCCCAGACGCTCCGCGCCGCTCAGTCCACTGCTGTCCCTCACGCTCAGCCGGGAAACCGGGGGCGGGGAGCCCCATCCTTTACTATATTTGGGACTCAGGAAGCCTGAGCGCCTTACTTACTTTTGCAGCCCGGCGCCATGGCGCCCTCacagcttgatcccaagaccaaCGCGGCGGATACTCCCACCTTCAGCCGCGCAGCGCGCCGGGGTTCTGCACGCTCAAGATGGCCGCAAATTTGAATTTGGCGCTCGGGCCGGACGTTGACGCCAGCAAGGAGGCCGCCATGTTGCCCGGCCTCTGGCGGGGCGGGGACGACGTGACGTCACAAGCAGGCGCCGTCGCGAATGTACCATCTCCAGGCGGCGCCGGGAACCTGTGTTTGCCCCGAAGCAGCCATGAGCAAGAGGAACCAGGTTTCGTACGTGCGGCCAGCCGAGCCGGCGTTCCTGGCCCGCTTCAAGGAACGTGTCGGCTACAGGGAAGGGCCCACTGTGGAAACCAAGGTGAGCCCAGGCCAGTCGCGGGACCTCAGAAACCCGGGCCGCCCTGCCATTTCCGGGTTCTGTCTTGACTTGGAGGCCAGGCGCTGACAggtccctcctcccacttgctcCCAGCCTGGAATCTGGGTGGGTCTCAGCCCCCAGGCTAGTCTTCTTCAGTTACAGCCTCGTACGCCCGCGAGTCTGTCGTTTCTCGTAGTGCTGTTGTATTCTTGAAAATGACTTGATGCTGGTAAAGCGCTTCGTCCTTGGTAGATGGTTAAGAAAGATTCCTTTCCTCTCTTGTCTTATTCGCTGATCCCAAAACCTGTAGTTCGCAAGACGAGTAGTAGCTTAGTCCCGTTTTCCAGATAAAAGAAACCGAAGCCACTCGATCAAATGACCTGATGTCCTAGGCCTGAAAGTCTGAAGCATCTTTGGAAGAATGCCCTGGATCTGTTTTTATGCTTTGTTGTTTACTGCCTGCTtcccccccatctccacccctcaAAGCATGTTTAAGAATATCCTGGATCTAAATAGAAGAGGAGCTTCAGGAAGGAGAAACACCTGAATAGTTTAGGGATGGGGATTCGTGATAATCAACTTCTGAGTGCTCTCGGGCTAATTGGTTCACACCAGAACCTGCCCTGCTGCTTTCAATAGGAAGAGACTATTATGCTTAGGGGTTGCGTGGCGACATAGAGGATTCATTTAGCACTGTGTCTAGTGCTTTCACGAATACCCACTCCTCAAGTCACTTAGAGCTTTGTAAAGGAAACAAGATCGACTTATGTGAAATTACTCAACCCAGTGAGTATGTGCTAagaccaggcattgtgctaggctCTGAAAGGACAGAGAAATGAATCTCCAAAATAccatattcttttaaaactttcctgCCTGTCTCATCTCTGCCTTCACAGGTTACTACCTCTGTGAACCTCTTCAAAACTCCTCCAAAGCATTGCTTTTCCTGTTTATCTCTTCACGTTGTTCATAGCTGTTATAGTCATCATTTTGCATTGCAATTACTTGCTCTCCTGTGTATCATCATCACTAAATCAAACTCTCCAAGTTAGTATCTTAATCTTTCTGTGTTTTCCCAGCAGctggcacagtgtctggcaccaGGTAGTAGATGACCATTTGCATTGACTAttgtcagggaaggcttcacagaggaaggGATAGTTAGATTGAATCTTGAGCATGGGTAGGACAGCAAGTAGAGATGGAATTCCGGAAGGGTAGATAAAGGTATAAAGATGGTGAGTcggtggggcacctggctggctcagtcagtgtaggatgtgactcttgatctcagggttgtaggtttgagccctatactgggtgtagagattgtttaaaaataaaattttttaaaaaagcgagTCATGGACTGTGTAGAGATGATTGAGGAACTGGTTGAAGGGAGGCCACATGGCCTATTCAGTAGGCAACAAGGAGCCGTTTTTGGTTAGAGATAACATGATCAGAGAGTGACTGATTTCCCAGGACCCAAACCAGTAATGATGACAAAGGATGAGATTTGAGGAAAGAGACATAGATTTAGCAATGAGGAGAATATGAGACCTAATTTTAtggtttgcttgagattcttgtaATGATCATGTGTAAATAATTAACACCCTGAAGATTCTAGCTTGGAATGCTATTTTAAAACTtggggagagggatccctgggtggcgcagcggtttagcgcctgcctttggcccagggcgcgatcctggagacccgggatcaaatcccacatcgggctcccggtgcatggagcctgcttctccctctgcctatgtctccgcctgtctctctctctcaatgtgtgactatcataaacaaataaaaattaaaaaaaaataaataaaacttggggagagggcagcctgggtggctcagcggtttagcgccgccttcggaccagggcgtgatcctggagacccgggatcgagtcccatgtcaggctccctgcatggagcctgcttctccctctgcctgtgcctctgcctctctctctctgtctgtgtctctcatgaatgaataaataaaatcttaaaaacaaaaaaaaaaaaggaatgccaaGTCTCcaagtctaaaaaataataaataaataaataaataaataaataaataaataaataaataaataaaacaaacaaacaaacttgggGAGAGGGGCACTTTCCAATTCATATCAATTATTTAGACTTCCCTAGTTAAGAGACTTTTCCATAAAGGGACACCCCATGTCTGTGGTTGAGAAACCAACCGTACTCTTAGGTTGGCATTATAACCATTGTTCTAGTGATCTGTTAGCAAAAAGATAAGTTTCATGGGAAATAATTACATAATTGAGTTAAATTATCTTATTCACCATCTTGAGAGTTAATTCAAGAGTGGCTTTGAGCAGccactgtttctttgtttcttttaagattttatttttaagtaatgtctacacccattgtgggcttgaactcaaaatcccaagatcaagagtcacatgctctatcaactaagccagccaggcaccccaggaatgattttatttcattttcccatttctatggtgaaaaatacttatttactAGTTTGTGATGACTTATTGgaatctttcagaaaaaaaaaataggcaaaaccaATGAGTAATCTGTGCACTAACATGGATATTATTAAAGAGAATGCACTTGTGTCAAATGATTGAGCAGACTTCGGATAtagacaaaatgaatgaatgtgccTGTGAGTGACTTCCCCTCCGGGGCTTTAGGTAGTTCATCATTTTTCATCTTATTAGTCATTCATGAGTAAACCAACAAATACTCCTTGTATCATCCCTGCTGTTTGTcaggctctgtgtctctcaaaggAGCTCACCTagtggaaacagaaaaatattgataACTCTGTTTGGCACATGCTCCCTATGAGCTATGCACAGTGTGAGAAAGAAGATGAGGCGACATTAGGAATGTACTTCTAAAAAATCTAAGTCTATAAGGCAGCTCAAGTTGGTGTGGACCAGGGGCCATGGGGTTTCTAGGCACTTGGAACTTATTCAGAGATGGGAGGCAGAGGAGCTAATATAATATGTTCATGGATCTGCAGTCTTCCAACCTGGCTGGTGTCCAGAGCCTGTGGTTGTGGTACAGAATAATGCTGTGTTCATAGGCCAGATCATGAGGGCTTTGTTGCCCTGTTTGGGGAGACAGGACTCTTGAGAGGTGGAGTAACAAGTTACTTGAATAACGTGTGGTGGGTATGCATTCCTTTCAACCCAGcatttccacttctaggaatttatcttacATATAAGTTCACAAAAGTGAACAAAAACAAGTGCATAGTAGAAGAAAGTAAACAAAGCATAGTGGGGAAAAAACTAGAAACCACTAAAATTTGTATTTACAGGGTACCAGTCAAATAAACCATGAGATGACCATATACACAATTAAATACTAGGCAGTGATTTTTAAAGTAGATAATTCCGTATTAATAAATAATTCCAAGGTGttatacaaagatttttttttttttttgagtaaaaacGTTGGGAGAGAAGGGCTTGTGTggtatctgactttttttttttttttttttttttttttgagcgagagatcagaagcagagaagaggggcagagggagagggaaaagcagactccccactgaacagggagcctaaggTAGagggcttaactgactgagtcacccaggtgtctcagtaaCTGACATTTTTCGAAAATCTGAATCAACTGGCCAAAGGTTACCACTTGTTACATGTATATAGTGAATACATGGTTTCTGTTGGTATTCTCTGTACTTTTTTATGTTTgggaaattttataaagaaaagaaatcaagtcaTGTAATATGTACAATATCCTGTGTATATACCGAATGTTTCCTATACTCCATATTTTTATACTATTAGAAAATAGCTGATAAGATGCCCACCAAACTGAAACTattagaagggaagaaagatCATCAAAGGTGGAATAAAGACTGCCTTTTAGTActttggtgttttgttgttgttgttgttgttttttttgtttgttttgttttttttgtcagACTTTGAGAAGAGATGGAAGTGAAAACAGTTGATGAAGAGCAGAGAGAACTGGTGTGATTTAGCAtgccctgaggaggctgggaaTGCTGGCAGTCCATGAAGCAGAGCCCCCCCATCCCCTACTTTGGGACCTGCAGGCTGGGGTCCTGCTGAGATGGAAATTAATCCCTTCGGGCAGGCACTGCCCAGTATAACTGGAAAGTAGACTTCTTCCCTAATGTGGCAAGGTTAGGCCCTTAAGAGTTACTTGAAAATTCATTgccaaatatatttaatgaataaagttATCCTTGTCACTTAGTAATCACAGCATCTCACAGAGAACACTTATATTTGGTTCAAGGTTAGCAGCTTCCATATTGTGTTTGTGTTTTCCCCTAGAGAACCCAGCTTCAGCTCCCAGATGAAGATGGTGATCACAGTGACAAAGAAGATGAACAGCCCCAAgtggtggttttaaaaaaaggagaccTGTCAGTTGAAGAAGTCatgaaaattaaagcagaaataaaagctGCCAAAGCAGGTATGTCTGGAAGTAATCTGGTTTTTCTAACCATGTAAGAAGCCTGGAATATGAAATTGTCTTATGTAATAATATGGAATGTTTGAAAGAGATAGTCCTAGGTTCAAACATTGGCTTTAACACATACCAGAtgtgtgatcttgaacaagttATTTCACCTCCGAGCCTTGGCaacctcatcagtaaaatggggactATGTTACCTACCTTACTGAGTTGTTAGGAGTgcaaatctaaataaaaacatcctgtttaaaaaaaaaaaaaaaaaagggatccctgggtggcgcagcggtttggcgcctgcctttggcccagggcgcgatcctggagacccgggatcgaatcccatgtcgggctcccggtgcatggagcctgcttctccctctgcctgtgtctctgcctctctctctctctctgtgactatcatgaataaataaataaaatctttaaaaaaaaaaattaaaaaaaaaaaataaaaataaaaataaataaaaaaataaataaaaaaaaggtggTTAGGTTTACAGATTAGTCAACAGAGGTGTATTTAATCAGTGCCTGAACCGTGGTATGCTACATGGTATAGTTTTCATTATTCCTGATATTTATTACATTGCCTTAAGTAAAAATGCTGGAGTTCCAAACAATCACTTTtcataatacttaaaaatacagCCTGATTGTAATTAATTGGGGACTGGCAATATGATGGAATACTTCAGGACGTGAGTTTTTATTAAAGGACCGCATGTTTTATGGGTATGTAGCTAGAAGCAGTGGAGAAGACCAGACTGAATTAACTCAGGACATCCTTAAAAACCACCTGAGATTTTCTTGCCATTTGACTCtccaataaagacaaaataatgagagaagaaaattatttaactttgtcTTTGCTGCAGATGAAGAACCAGCTGCAGTTGATGGAAGAATCATGTATCGGAAACCAGTCAAGCGTTCATCAGATGAAAAATACTCAGGTTTAACAGCAAGCTCAAAAAAGAGGAAGGCAaaggaagatgaaataaataatcaGGACTCAGTTAAAAAGAActcacaaaagcaaataaaaaacagttccctcctttcttttgacAATGAAGATGAAATTGCGTAAGTGTAAATATTTTGGACTTAGTCTTCAAGAGCTTATGGGGTGTTTTTtaaagtgacatttttttttctatttaaagataataaaggTTCATTATAGAAAGTTCAGAGAATTCAGAAAAAATTTAGTATGATAAAAATTTTGTCTATCAATGCTTCTTTGACATGATTCTAACTTTGTAGATAATAgctactattaacattttggaacTCCCACATGtggggtatgtatgtatgtaaattatattttttaaacaaaattaagattaCATTGTATATgttttctctcctgcttctcaCATGACATTATAGTGTGAGCATTTTTCCAGATCAGTAATTCAGAAACTTAACGTAATTGCTACAGAGGATTTTGTCATTAAACAGAGCACCTATTGAATCTTCTACATTAGCAGAAGCTCACTTTGAATGAGGATGATAATGTGCCTAGTTAAGAATAGTTCCCCAGCTCCTGCTAAAGGTAGCCATATAACAGCTCCGGCAATTTTAGAGATAAAAGTGGAACTTGTACAAGTGAGGATCTAATACAAATGATCTTGATAGAAAtaaggatctaatgtataacatggtgactgtagttgatAACAAAAAGAGATACAAATAGAAGTCTGCTTAACAAAGCTACCAGGTGTTTGATATAAGAAAGCAGGTCTGGCAAGCATGAAACTTTGTCCTTGCTACATCCTGCTACATCCCAGAGCATGTACATGAAACTTAGGAGTACTGGTGCCATTTTTTGCCCTAAGGAAGGCAGACCCTTTTTCTGGGTGGTACAGTGGAAAGACTCAAGGCACTTAGATCCTGATAGCATGCCTCAAGAAGCTGCTGCACCAGCTACGGATTCTGGACTTGATACATGAGAAGAATAAACCAAAAGTTGTTGGTCAGTGGTACCACTTGCTGACACTTGAGAATTCAATGTCTCTTGCCCTCCTTTTCCCTTAAGAGGCTCCTTAGTGTTGTGCTTCTAGAATTTAttagccttaaaaataaaagtcagttattttaccagcaacaTGGGTTTGAGAATAGTAGACAGTTGCA
The nucleotide sequence above comes from Canis aureus isolate CA01 chromosome 19, VMU_Caureus_v.1.0, whole genome shotgun sequence. Encoded proteins:
- the KIAA1143 gene encoding uncharacterized protein KIAA1143 homolog isoform X1; protein product: MYHLQAAPGTCVCPEAAMSKRNQVSYVRPAEPAFLARFKERVGYREGPTVETKRTQLQLPDEDGDHSDKEDEQPQVVVLKKGDLSVEEVMKIKAEIKAAKADEEPAAVDGRIMYRKPVKRSSDEKYSGLTASSKKRKAKEDEINNQDSVKKNSQKQIKNSSLLSFDNEDEIA
- the KIAA1143 gene encoding uncharacterized protein KIAA1143 homolog isoform X2, with product MYHLQAAPGTCVCPEAAMSKRNQVSYVRPAEPAFLARFKERVGYREGPTVETKRTQLQLPDEDGDHSDKEDEQPQVVVLKKGDLSVEEVMKIKAEIKAAKAGTYFVAMRGD